One Acidobacteriota bacterium DNA segment encodes these proteins:
- a CDS encoding PD40 domain-containing protein translates to MTLITLPLDGGPPIKSQFDLNSSKRLFQVMGGRMTINDFWWAKSGRFLYSEVETRGVRNLWRIKVEPETLEFVGEPQRLTTGAGQDGSIAISSDGKKLAFVTRRESTRVWSFPLDAVKGQIKGEGQPLTASGIETGMPDLSRDGKKLVYVKSIGGKEEFWEKSLEDGQEKLLAADDFLRATPRWSWDGKWLAYRRCGFNLTAFTIGCNLVVRPAGGGAEQILTSTSRGGNTFDWSSDGSRVLVTSFPGSSKKAGLALIPISAAPQAETKAQIVAADPEMNLWQGRFSPDGKWVTLNGIKEGGQSTIYVVSSAGGELVRITEGKYWDDKPRWSPDGKMIYFISIRTGFLNVWAIRFDPVIRTRGQRHPPCITYPRSFWKYLGARECGSITSRQTYEASFPLWKAANADLAGREAGIRQVAIRFRGQHSFHKRPKPLPQSPPRFLRRM, encoded by the coding sequence TAATAACGTTGCCGCTGGACGGCGGCCCCCCTATCAAGTCTCAGTTTGATCTCAACTCGTCGAAACGACTTTTCCAGGTTATGGGCGGGCGTATGACGATAAATGATTTCTGGTGGGCGAAATCAGGGCGCTTTCTATACTCCGAAGTCGAAACGCGTGGCGTCAGAAACCTTTGGAGAATCAAAGTTGAGCCAGAGACCTTAGAATTCGTCGGTGAACCTCAGCGATTGACAACCGGCGCAGGGCAAGACGGCAGTATCGCCATCTCCTCGGACGGTAAGAAACTTGCTTTTGTCACACGCCGGGAAAGCACCCGCGTCTGGTCTTTTCCTCTTGATGCAGTGAAAGGGCAAATTAAGGGAGAAGGTCAACCATTGACAGCTTCAGGTATTGAGACCGGCATGCCCGATCTATCGCGCGATGGAAAAAAACTTGTTTACGTCAAATCCATTGGTGGCAAAGAAGAGTTCTGGGAAAAATCTCTTGAGGATGGACAAGAAAAATTACTGGCCGCTGATGATTTTCTTCGGGCCACTCCACGCTGGTCATGGGATGGAAAATGGCTCGCCTATCGGCGTTGCGGGTTCAACCTTACGGCATTTACCATCGGTTGTAATCTCGTTGTAAGGCCAGCAGGAGGCGGAGCCGAACAAATCCTCACGTCCACTTCACGAGGTGGCAACACGTTTGACTGGTCATCTGACGGAAGTCGGGTCTTGGTCACTTCATTTCCTGGTTCCAGCAAAAAAGCAGGCCTTGCTTTGATACCAATCTCTGCCGCACCACAGGCGGAAACGAAAGCTCAGATAGTAGCTGCTGACCCAGAAATGAATCTGTGGCAGGGGCGTTTCTCTCCTGATGGGAAATGGGTCACGCTCAATGGCATAAAAGAAGGCGGGCAATCTACCATCTATGTTGTCTCCTCAGCGGGCGGGGAGTTGGTGCGAATCACTGAGGGCAAATACTGGGACGATAAGCCGCGCTGGTCTCCTGACGGAAAGATGATTTATTTCATTTCAATCCGTACAGGCTTTCTGAACGTGTGGGCGATTCGTTTCGACCCTGTGATCAGAACTCGCGGTCAGCGACACCCGCCTTGTATTACCTATCCCAGAAGCTTCTGGAAATATTTGGGTGCTAGAGAATGTGGATCAATAACAAGTCGTCAGACTTATGAGGCCTCGTTTCCCCTCTGGAAAGCCGCTAATGCCGACCTTGCTGGCCGCGAAGCAGGAATACGCCAAGTCGCAATAAGATTTAGGGG